In Pseudomonas saudiphocaensis, one DNA window encodes the following:
- a CDS encoding NAD-dependent epimerase, translating to MKTLVTGAAGFIGAHTTLRLLQEGHEVVGLDNFNDYYDPQLKEARVRWVRETAGDFPLYRIDLEDEYGLEQLFAAHRPEAVINLAAQAGVRYSLDNPRAYLNSNLAGFLNLLEACRRHPVKHLIFASSSSVYGANHCTPYAEQHNTDHPLSLYAASKKANELMAHSYSHLFGIPATGLRFFTVYGPWGRPDMSPMLFANAISSGQPLKLFNHGEHQRDFTYIDDIVEGLVRLLPQPPEADQHWDREQPNPSTSMAPWRLYNIGGSRPVHLRSYVEMLAGLLGQQAELQLLPLQPGDVINTCASSSALEQAIGFAPCTSLEQGLARFVEWFRNYYLINLPLPGESSRSAAAPEGVA from the coding sequence ATGAAAACGCTGGTTACCGGAGCGGCCGGATTCATTGGCGCCCATACCACCTTGCGCCTGTTACAAGAGGGTCACGAGGTTGTCGGGCTGGATAACTTCAATGACTACTACGACCCGCAGCTCAAAGAAGCGCGGGTGCGGTGGGTGCGTGAAACGGCTGGCGACTTCCCTCTGTACCGTATCGACCTGGAAGACGAGTACGGACTCGAGCAGCTTTTCGCCGCGCACCGTCCTGAAGCGGTCATCAACCTGGCGGCCCAGGCAGGTGTGCGCTATTCGCTGGACAATCCCCGCGCCTATTTGAACAGCAACTTGGCGGGTTTTCTGAATCTCCTGGAAGCCTGCCGCCGTCATCCGGTAAAGCACCTGATCTTTGCCTCTTCCAGTTCGGTATACGGCGCCAACCACTGCACGCCTTATGCCGAGCAGCACAACACCGATCATCCGCTATCGCTGTATGCCGCCAGCAAGAAAGCCAATGAGCTGATGGCGCATAGCTACAGCCACCTGTTTGGCATTCCTGCAACCGGTCTGCGCTTCTTCACGGTATACGGCCCCTGGGGTCGACCGGACATGTCGCCCATGCTGTTTGCCAATGCCATCAGCTCCGGCCAGCCGCTTAAGCTGTTCAACCACGGCGAGCATCAACGGGACTTCACCTACATTGACGACATCGTCGAGGGCCTGGTGCGTCTGCTTCCGCAACCGCCCGAAGCCGATCAGCACTGGGATCGGGAACAGCCGAACCCGTCGACCAGCATGGCTCCGTGGCGGCTTTACAACATCGGCGGCAGCCGCCCAGTGCATCTACGCAGCTATGTGGAAATGCTGGCAGGCCTACTGGGCCAACAAGCCGAGCTGCAACTGCTGCCCTTGCAGCCTGGCGACGTCATCAACACCTGCGCCTCCTCCAGCGCCCTGGAACAGGCGATCGGCTTCGCGCCCTGCACGTCTTTGGAACAAGGCCTGGCACGCTTCGTCGAGTGGTTCCGGAATTATTACCTGATCAACCTACCGCTGCCCGGCGAATCGAGCCGCTCGGCCGCAGCTCCAGAGGGGGTGGCATGA
- a CDS encoding sugar transferase, protein MMETSVEGLAEELAEELAFDPGVTQELPAGEKRRDPALRLKIEEAILLQQSGWLLGRPGGTPWSLSRTKRWIEALCATLALLLLSPLLLVVAISIKISSQGPVFFIQQRTGYRGRRFGMFKFRTMVVNAEELKESLRHLNKHGSDSVDFKIDRDPRVTAIGRWLRRTSLDELPNLLNVVRGDMRLVGPRPTSFDANRYHNHHLARLSIYPGITGLWQISGRSNIDFDDRVALDVAYISQQSPWLDLKILLKTPFKVVSGHGAS, encoded by the coding sequence ATGATGGAGACATCCGTCGAAGGATTGGCGGAAGAACTGGCAGAAGAACTGGCGTTTGACCCGGGCGTCACGCAAGAGCTGCCAGCCGGAGAGAAGCGACGCGATCCCGCGCTGCGTTTAAAAATAGAAGAGGCCATCTTGCTCCAGCAGAGCGGTTGGCTGCTCGGACGCCCCGGAGGGACCCCGTGGAGCCTTTCGCGTACCAAGCGGTGGATCGAAGCTCTGTGCGCGACCCTGGCGCTGCTACTGCTCTCACCCTTGCTGTTGGTGGTCGCCATCAGCATCAAGATAAGCAGCCAAGGGCCGGTTTTCTTTATCCAACAGCGCACGGGCTATCGGGGTCGCCGCTTTGGCATGTTCAAGTTCCGGACGATGGTGGTAAACGCTGAAGAGCTGAAAGAAAGCCTGCGCCACCTGAACAAGCACGGCTCCGACTCCGTGGACTTCAAGATCGACCGCGACCCTCGCGTAACAGCCATAGGGCGATGGCTAAGGCGTACCAGCCTCGATGAACTGCCCAACTTGCTAAACGTGGTGCGTGGCGACATGCGCCTGGTCGGCCCGCGACCGACCTCCTTCGACGCGAATCGCTACCACAACCATCACCTTGCCCGGCTCAGCATTTACCCGGGCATTACCGGCCTCTGGCAGATATCCGGTCGCAGCAATATCGACTTCGACGACCGGGTCGCTCTGGATGTGGCCTACATCAGCCAGCAAAGCCCCTGGCTGGATCTGAAGATACTTCTAAAAACCCCTTTCAAGGTCGTCAGCGGCCATGGAGCAAGCTAA
- a CDS encoding CpsD/CapB family tyrosine-protein kinase: MDGSLPAIRLDVATPSESNLASTVLDQERQVLLLTAANNGCGVTTSAIAMAQQLTAACSGQVLLIDASLSPNSLTCQLGMQEQLGFLDLVADGSSTSLDTCLVELPANSFHLLPLGQRRNDGRRLSAEQLRQLLSQLRDRYRFVVIDGEAVYAGGDTLTIGSLVDGVILVVRAEETRWEVAQAATQRLAQAGANLMGSVLNARKYYMPKWVYDQL, encoded by the coding sequence ATGGACGGTTCACTTCCAGCCATCCGTTTGGACGTCGCCACACCCAGCGAGAGCAACCTCGCCTCTACTGTGCTCGACCAGGAGCGACAAGTGCTGCTGCTAACCGCGGCCAATAATGGCTGCGGCGTGACGACCAGCGCGATCGCCATGGCCCAGCAGCTGACGGCCGCCTGTAGCGGACAAGTGCTGCTGATCGACGCAAGCCTTTCACCCAACAGCCTTACCTGCCAGTTGGGCATGCAAGAGCAGCTGGGCTTTCTGGATCTGGTGGCTGATGGCAGCTCGACGTCGCTGGACACCTGCCTCGTCGAGCTACCAGCGAACTCATTCCACCTGCTCCCGCTGGGGCAGCGCAGGAACGACGGCCGCAGGCTGTCAGCGGAGCAGCTGCGCCAGCTCCTTTCGCAGCTTCGTGATCGCTACCGGTTCGTGGTGATCGACGGCGAAGCCGTATATGCCGGCGGCGATACGCTGACCATCGGCTCGCTGGTCGACGGCGTGATCCTCGTGGTACGGGCCGAAGAAACGCGCTGGGAAGTCGCCCAAGCCGCTACGCAGCGACTCGCACAAGCGGGTGCCAACTTGATGGGAAGCGTGCTCAACGCACGCAAGTACTACATGCCCAAATGGGTCTACGATCAACTTTGA
- a CDS encoding polysaccharide biosynthesis/export family protein gives MNLKPIPLLLALAGCTSPAVQHIPAEITTAAPADALRTEVFAVEKTLRPQDVLDVIFYIDHTSPKAYRIQPGDQVEINFLTAPELSGTKLVMPDGTIELPYTGTLAIAGMTALQAQDKVINSYRTILKRPVVSLSVPRPLTAEENLRLTLNHPSTGLSREIVVGADGHARFPLIGSVALQGMTLTQLNATLNERYAAHTANVQVDALLKSTAANEIFVLGEVTQPGVYPIRRPVSVLEALTMAHGANPLARLDSVVIMRRKGDQVEARLYDVGDALNASADTFAYLQPDDLLYVPKTKLARAGEISRQLADVLLFNGVGFGFSYRVDSKEDNN, from the coding sequence ATGAATCTCAAACCGATCCCCCTGCTTCTGGCGCTGGCCGGCTGTACCAGCCCCGCGGTGCAACATATCCCTGCTGAAATAACGACGGCTGCCCCTGCCGACGCGCTGCGTACCGAGGTGTTCGCGGTAGAGAAGACACTGCGTCCGCAGGATGTGCTGGACGTGATCTTCTATATCGACCATACGAGCCCGAAGGCCTACCGGATCCAGCCTGGTGATCAGGTTGAGATCAACTTCCTGACCGCGCCGGAGCTCAGCGGCACCAAGCTGGTCATGCCCGACGGCACCATCGAGCTGCCTTATACCGGCACCCTGGCGATTGCGGGCATGACGGCCTTGCAGGCCCAGGACAAAGTCATCAACAGCTACAGGACAATTCTCAAACGCCCTGTGGTTTCTCTTTCGGTGCCTCGTCCGCTCACCGCGGAGGAAAACCTGCGTTTGACGCTGAACCACCCGTCTACCGGGCTGAGCCGGGAAATCGTCGTCGGCGCCGACGGCCACGCCAGGTTCCCGCTTATCGGCTCGGTCGCCCTCCAGGGCATGACCCTCACGCAGCTCAACGCCACGCTTAACGAACGCTATGCGGCGCATACCGCCAATGTGCAGGTAGACGCGCTGCTCAAGAGCACCGCCGCCAACGAAATCTTCGTACTCGGGGAGGTGACCCAGCCGGGCGTCTATCCGATCCGGCGGCCGGTCTCGGTGCTCGAAGCCCTGACCATGGCCCACGGAGCCAATCCGCTGGCTCGCCTGGATTCGGTTGTGATCATGCGACGCAAGGGCGACCAGGTGGAGGCGCGCTTGTACGACGTGGGCGACGCGCTCAACGCCTCGGCCGACACATTCGCCTATCTCCAGCCGGACGACCTGCTTTACGTGCCCAAGACCAAGCTTGCACGGGCAGGTGAAATCAGCCGACAGCTCGCCGATGTTCTGCTGTTCAACGGAGTCGGGTTCGGCTTTTCGTATCGGGTCGACAGTAAGGAAGACAACAATTGA
- a CDS encoding GumC family protein, translating to MSPKENYLHEFLRIFFANRQLIKRVFLVFALITLAMPLLLKQSFDITAEVLVQSKKLPQSDVNTALSQETDKFLPPSLADMETESNILRSPSLMRETIGQLHEEGVYSPSQGVFHTLVLEPLRAYVANPLREHVINPLRSALGLEVDPVRDGTIDALTEQASAALTVETLPGSNVISVSYSSVDPELGTRLVNRLLENYLKSRQNLQSSDLPESFFEQKKSQYQERIGELEERRRDLLESIGASDPKEEITFRLNAINTEEQALNLYRDRLLESQRWLDYLTTNLTAAREASFKDATFPFTFTHTVDNAAYEDREIKQLGEKLIELIGSYGNATASFQEDSLPVQQQRERIARTRGQFLKVVENRILERNSELTTLQQVIAQKTERIDQYKARVRDLQNVQAQLRLFDTEIDALHKAFFTYTQRYEESRSQGLLDGSASNARVLSWPYEPSEPSFPKPMLIVPLGLLTGLLLAVALGYLREFFDHRFKHPAQLTEHLGLPVLMVINEKQAAQAPAPQAWTWPWIWHWIRQ from the coding sequence ATGTCGCCGAAAGAAAATTATTTGCATGAGTTTCTGCGAATTTTCTTTGCCAACCGCCAGTTGATCAAACGGGTTTTCCTGGTGTTCGCCCTGATCACATTAGCCATGCCGTTATTGCTCAAGCAGAGCTTCGACATCACCGCAGAAGTGCTGGTGCAATCGAAGAAACTGCCCCAGAGCGACGTCAATACTGCGCTCAGCCAGGAGACGGATAAGTTCCTGCCGCCGTCGCTGGCTGACATGGAAACGGAGAGCAACATCCTCCGCTCACCCTCGCTGATGCGCGAAACCATTGGCCAACTGCATGAGGAAGGCGTCTACAGCCCGAGCCAGGGAGTCTTCCATACGCTCGTACTTGAGCCGCTGCGCGCCTATGTTGCCAATCCGCTGCGTGAACATGTGATCAACCCGTTGCGTAGCGCGTTGGGGCTTGAGGTCGACCCCGTGCGCGACGGCACCATCGACGCCTTGACGGAGCAGGCCAGCGCCGCACTGACGGTAGAGACCTTACCCGGATCCAATGTGATCTCGGTGAGCTACAGCTCCGTCGATCCAGAGCTGGGTACGCGGTTGGTCAACCGCCTTCTGGAGAACTACCTGAAAAGCCGGCAGAACCTGCAATCCAGCGATCTGCCTGAATCCTTCTTCGAGCAGAAGAAGAGCCAATATCAGGAGCGCATCGGCGAACTCGAAGAACGTCGGCGGGACCTGCTCGAAAGCATTGGCGCGTCTGACCCCAAGGAAGAGATCACCTTCCGCCTGAATGCGATCAACACCGAGGAGCAAGCGCTGAATCTGTACCGAGACCGCTTGCTGGAAAGCCAGCGCTGGCTCGACTACCTGACTACCAACCTTACAGCCGCCCGCGAGGCGAGCTTCAAAGACGCCACATTCCCCTTCACCTTCACCCACACGGTGGACAATGCCGCCTACGAAGACCGTGAAATCAAGCAGCTCGGCGAGAAGCTGATCGAACTGATCGGCAGCTACGGCAATGCAACGGCCTCGTTCCAGGAAGACAGCCTGCCGGTACAGCAGCAGCGTGAGCGGATTGCTCGCACCCGTGGGCAGTTCCTCAAGGTCGTGGAAAATCGCATTCTCGAACGCAACAGTGAGCTCACCACGTTGCAACAGGTGATCGCGCAAAAGACCGAGCGCATTGACCAATACAAGGCCCGCGTTCGCGACCTGCAGAATGTTCAGGCGCAACTCCGCCTGTTCGACACGGAGATCGATGCGCTGCATAAGGCGTTCTTCACTTACACCCAGCGCTACGAAGAGAGCCGCTCTCAAGGATTGCTCGACGGCAGCGCATCCAACGCCCGGGTCCTGAGCTGGCCTTACGAACCGAGCGAGCCGTCCTTTCCCAAGCCAATGCTGATCGTGCCGCTCGGCCTGCTGACCGGATTGTTGCTGGCCGTAGCGCTCGGCTATCTGCGTGAGTTCTTCGATCATCGCTTCAAGCATCCGGCGCAGTTGACCGAGCACCTCGGCTTGCCTGTGTTGATGGTCATCAACGAGAAGCAAGCTGCACAGGCGCCCGCACCGCAAGCCTGGACCTGGCCATGGATCTGGCACTGGATACGTCAGTGA
- a CDS encoding glycosyltransferase family 4 protein yields MDLALDTSVNQLERAASLPIIHLISSGGFYGAERMLLDHCLVTPGRHQVVFLDAPAALVERFRLAGVDSIVCQSLATLLRHVRGRRSERPLINTHNFKGMIYGWTAAALFRLPLVTTQHGFTPRSRKQRFYMWVSIQLCRLWQVRQIVCVATSIERILRAAGIRQDKLKVIPNGLPDSAPPLTGAPASAPLIGYVGRLSAEKGPDLFLDALIPLCQRHQDWQGVLLGDGEERASLQARIDAAGLTERIRLPGYQQNMPDWLAQLTVLAISSRTEGTPMILLEAMQAGTPVAAFAVGGVPDILSHGHDGLLATPGDSASLAEQIERLVNEPDLAERLAAQARSTQRSRYHLPVLAERWAQLYHQTRGLPG; encoded by the coding sequence ATGGATCTGGCACTGGATACGTCAGTGAACCAGCTTGAGCGAGCAGCGTCCCTGCCGATCATTCACCTGATCAGCAGCGGAGGTTTCTACGGAGCGGAGCGCATGCTGCTGGATCACTGCCTGGTTACGCCCGGGCGGCACCAGGTGGTCTTTCTTGATGCGCCGGCGGCGCTGGTGGAGCGCTTTCGTCTGGCCGGAGTTGACAGCATCGTATGCCAGAGCCTGGCGACGCTGCTGCGGCATGTACGTGGTCGCCGCTCCGAAAGGCCGCTGATCAATACGCATAACTTCAAGGGGATGATCTACGGCTGGACTGCCGCCGCGCTGTTCAGGCTGCCGTTGGTGACCACTCAGCACGGCTTCACTCCGCGCAGTCGCAAGCAGCGTTTCTATATGTGGGTGAGCATCCAGCTGTGCCGTTTATGGCAGGTTCGCCAGATAGTCTGCGTGGCTACCAGCATCGAGCGCATCCTTCGCGCAGCAGGCATTCGGCAAGACAAGCTCAAGGTCATTCCCAATGGGCTGCCGGATTCGGCCCCGCCACTGACCGGCGCGCCTGCCAGTGCGCCACTGATTGGCTACGTGGGTAGGCTAAGCGCGGAAAAAGGCCCCGATCTGTTTCTCGATGCGCTGATTCCGCTGTGCCAACGCCACCAGGACTGGCAGGGCGTTTTGCTGGGCGATGGCGAAGAACGTGCAAGCCTGCAGGCGCGCATTGACGCTGCCGGACTGACCGAGCGCATCCGCTTGCCAGGCTATCAGCAGAACATGCCTGACTGGCTGGCGCAGCTGACGGTGCTGGCGATCAGCTCGCGAACCGAAGGCACCCCGATGATCCTGCTTGAGGCCATGCAGGCTGGAACGCCGGTGGCCGCGTTCGCAGTAGGGGGGGTACCGGACATACTCAGCCACGGGCATGACGGGTTGCTGGCGACACCCGGCGATAGCGCATCACTGGCCGAGCAGATCGAACGCCTGGTGAATGAACCCGACCTTGCCGAGCGTCTCGCTGCACAAGCACGATCGACGCAACGCAGCCGCTACCACCTTCCCGTGCTCGCCGAGCGCTGGGCACAGCTGTACCACCAGACCCGAGGATTGCCAGGATGA